The following proteins come from a genomic window of Microbacterium sp. SY138:
- a CDS encoding phage/plasmid primase, P4 family, producing MSREVVATERHMLDALNDTARADEAADTLRHDLVSENGAQWLEWDGKRWLEVPDARALEVVRKWHYDYSRDVLGNLPAKDIGRFLGIGAISATLKLLAGILMRRTDEFDAHPHLLNVANGVLDLRTGELSRHDPGLLLTKLAPVEYKPGATHKDWQAALTALPKSARGYARMRFGQAITGHTPDDDTQVFLIGGGSNGKSTMLDAVRHALGDYATVVPDEVLLARPGDHPASLMTLKGVRLAVAEELPDGHRINVKRLKDITGTEVITARRMRQDFVSFPATHSLFVSTNYLPIVSETDHGTWRRLIPLTFPREFVKGTPTRKGQRKGDRHLRTRLRRGSGGRSEAVLAWLVAGAREWFDEGMRLPVPPQRVEADTREWRKETDVIMRFVDDALIVDPEAFTASSELYALFTGWQAVNGLGKWSTQTFSARLAQHDDLAGRVELTRTTALRGWRGLALRDDARVNVEFARQVAHLTPAPTTLTTD from the coding sequence ATGAGCCGCGAGGTGGTCGCGACCGAGCGTCATATGCTCGACGCGCTCAACGACACCGCCCGCGCCGATGAGGCCGCCGACACACTGCGCCACGACCTCGTGAGCGAGAACGGCGCTCAGTGGCTCGAGTGGGATGGCAAGCGCTGGCTCGAGGTGCCTGACGCACGCGCGCTCGAGGTCGTGCGGAAGTGGCACTACGACTACAGCCGCGACGTGCTCGGTAACCTGCCGGCCAAGGATATCGGCCGCTTTCTCGGCATCGGGGCCATCAGCGCCACTCTCAAGCTGCTGGCCGGCATCCTGATGCGGCGCACCGACGAGTTCGACGCTCACCCGCACCTGCTCAATGTCGCCAACGGCGTGCTCGACCTGCGTACAGGCGAGCTCAGCCGCCACGACCCCGGCCTGCTGCTCACCAAGCTGGCCCCCGTCGAGTACAAGCCCGGGGCGACGCACAAAGACTGGCAGGCGGCTCTCACCGCGCTGCCCAAGTCGGCGCGCGGATACGCCCGCATGCGGTTCGGGCAGGCCATCACGGGGCACACGCCCGACGACGACACGCAGGTGTTCCTCATCGGTGGCGGGTCGAACGGCAAGAGCACGATGCTCGACGCGGTGCGCCATGCACTCGGCGACTACGCGACCGTCGTGCCCGATGAGGTGCTGCTCGCCCGCCCCGGCGACCACCCCGCCAGCCTCATGACACTCAAGGGTGTGCGCCTCGCCGTCGCCGAGGAACTGCCCGATGGGCACCGCATCAACGTCAAGCGGCTCAAGGACATCACCGGCACCGAGGTCATCACCGCGCGTCGCATGCGGCAGGATTTCGTGAGCTTCCCGGCCACCCACTCGCTGTTCGTGAGCACCAACTACCTGCCCATCGTCAGCGAGACCGACCACGGCACCTGGCGCCGCCTCATCCCGCTCACGTTCCCTCGCGAGTTCGTCAAGGGCACCCCGACCCGCAAGGGGCAGCGCAAGGGCGACCGCCACCTGCGCACCCGCCTGCGCCGAGGCTCGGGCGGCCGATCTGAGGCGGTGCTCGCCTGGCTCGTCGCGGGTGCGCGGGAATGGTTCGACGAGGGCATGCGCCTGCCGGTGCCGCCTCAGCGCGTAGAGGCTGACACCCGCGAATGGCGCAAGGAAACCGATGTCATCATGCGGTTCGTCGATGACGCGCTCATCGTCGACCCGGAGGCATTCACCGCCTCGAGCGAGCTGTACGCGCTGTTCACCGGATGGCAGGCGGTCAACGGTCTCGGTAAGTGGTCAACGCAGACATTCAGCGCCCGCCTCGCTCAGCACGACGACCTCGCCGGCCGTGTCGAGCTCACCCGCACCACCGCATTGCGCGGCTGGCGAGGGCTCGCCCTGCGCGACGACGCCCGCGTCAACGTCGAGTTCGCTCGCCAGGTCGCGCACCTCACCCCCGCACCCACCACCCTCACCACCGATTGA
- a CDS encoding DUF2807 domain-containing protein, protein MTDKTLYNERINGKLIMLPDPVAQPDIAAALDKLKAISAARREAIVVRDTASATLAQAMTSERDDIAKAMLDDLSFVPEGVAETTLEAQTVARTAQTRLSGLVEARRLAVDELEAAVAGNGKAWGKTMRERAASAVLTLTTALDMAVKARLELDEAVGVLKMLEARKAGDDPALNLAMRGGNHAIAIGTAIDNLREALVAAQREVEGL, encoded by the coding sequence ATGACCGACAAGACCCTGTACAACGAGCGCATCAACGGCAAGCTCATCATGCTGCCCGACCCTGTCGCCCAGCCCGACATCGCGGCCGCGCTCGACAAGCTCAAGGCCATCAGCGCCGCTCGACGTGAGGCCATCGTCGTGCGAGACACAGCGAGCGCCACGCTCGCTCAGGCGATGACCTCCGAGCGCGACGACATCGCCAAGGCGATGCTCGACGACCTGTCGTTCGTCCCCGAGGGAGTTGCCGAGACCACACTCGAGGCGCAGACCGTGGCACGCACGGCGCAGACACGCCTCAGCGGCCTCGTCGAGGCTCGCAGGCTGGCCGTGGATGAGCTCGAGGCGGCTGTCGCGGGCAACGGCAAAGCGTGGGGCAAGACAATGCGGGAGCGGGCCGCCAGCGCGGTGCTGACGCTCACCACCGCTCTCGACATGGCCGTCAAGGCTCGCCTCGAGCTCGACGAGGCGGTCGGCGTGCTCAAGATGCTCGAGGCCCGAAAGGCCGGCGACGACCCCGCGCTCAACTTGGCGATGCGGGGCGGCAACCACGCCATCGCCATCGGCACCGCCATCGACAACCTCCGCGAAGCGCTTGTCGCGGCACAGCGAGAGGTCGAGGGACTGTGA
- a CDS encoding DUF4244 domain-containing protein, with amino-acid sequence MKNIPLLDRRRAEALFGDDTGAATAEYAITTMATVAELEQFSSDRGFSMPLPGVRCR; translated from the coding sequence ATGAAGAACATTCCCCTGCTGGATCGACGGCGCGCCGAGGCGTTGTTCGGCGACGACACCGGAGCCGCCACGGCCGAGTACGCGATCACGACGATGGCAACTGTTGCGGAGTTAGAGCAATTTTCATCAGATCGTGGCTTCTCAATGCCGCTGCCGGGTGTCCGGTGTAGGTAG
- a CDS encoding type II secretion system F family protein: MRWGRVGRRGSAGATDAATSVQTLAVLLQAGAAPVIAWRHLAEADDPQARAVVDRLDRGVPLLEAIEAEGGAWIDLAAAWEIATTVGAPLAEVLRMIAETLRDSEAAADDVRIALAEPAGTARLLLWMPFAGVLLGFALGFDTIGVIFGNVLGAACVTVGLLLVAAAHLWTTRLLRRARPAPGTPGMHAELVAVALSGGASIDRAHQLVSQASPSETGDERVRSVLELSRAAGVPAVELLRASAAQDRHAARVQGRLRAAKLSTRLLFPLGVCTLPAFLLLGVVPLLLSVLVSAPMPL; this comes from the coding sequence ATGCGGTGGGGCCGTGTGGGGCGACGAGGGTCGGCCGGCGCGACGGATGCCGCGACCTCGGTGCAGACGCTGGCCGTGCTGCTGCAGGCGGGGGCTGCGCCGGTCATCGCGTGGCGCCACCTGGCCGAGGCCGATGATCCGCAGGCGCGGGCTGTCGTCGACCGCCTCGATCGTGGCGTGCCGCTTCTCGAGGCCATCGAGGCTGAGGGCGGGGCATGGATCGATCTGGCCGCCGCCTGGGAGATCGCGACGACGGTGGGGGCGCCGCTCGCCGAGGTTCTCCGCATGATCGCGGAGACGCTGCGAGACTCCGAGGCCGCGGCTGACGATGTGCGCATCGCACTCGCCGAACCCGCAGGAACCGCACGGCTGCTGCTGTGGATGCCGTTCGCCGGGGTGCTCCTCGGGTTCGCACTCGGGTTCGACACCATCGGAGTGATCTTCGGGAACGTGCTCGGCGCCGCCTGCGTCACCGTCGGCCTGCTCCTCGTCGCCGCGGCGCATCTGTGGACGACGCGCCTGCTGCGGCGGGCACGACCGGCGCCCGGCACCCCCGGGATGCACGCAGAGCTCGTCGCGGTCGCACTGTCGGGCGGGGCCTCGATCGATCGTGCGCATCAGCTGGTCTCGCAGGCGTCCCCCTCGGAGACCGGCGATGAACGCGTTCGCTCCGTGCTCGAGCTCTCTCGCGCCGCGGGGGTGCCGGCAGTCGAGCTGCTCAGGGCATCCGCGGCCCAGGACCGACACGCCGCCAGAGTGCAGGGGCGGCTCCGTGCCGCGAAGCTCTCGACACGCCTGTTGTTCCCGCTCGGGGTCTGCACGCTGCCGGCTTTCCTCCTTCTCGGTGTGGTGCCGCTCCTGCTCAGCGTCCTCGTATCCGCGCCGATGCCGCTGTGA
- a CDS encoding TadA family conjugal transfer-associated ATPase — protein MPDSFVIQPRGVRSAAPEGEAPPETRRLDPAFGPLLTHLDDAVTDVFVNGASGLFVDRGSGAEPAPGWRASEREVRDLAVALVGLGGRHIDDQAPCVDVRLDSGVRVHAVLAPVSTTGTALSIRIPRVRVADLDALAALGAFDARQHAWLLGLVAERANILITGGTGTGKTTLLSALLSEVSSTERIVTIEDVAELRPRHPHHVALEARQSNLEGAGGISLARLVRESLRMRPDRLVVGECRGEEVRELLTALNTGHDGGAGTLHASGLRDVPARLEALGALAGMDAIALARQAVSAFTIVLHLDRAPGGTRRIRQAGRLVIVGDRLDIEEVQPW, from the coding sequence CTTCGTCATCCAGCCCAGGGGAGTTCGTTCGGCTGCGCCCGAAGGGGAAGCCCCGCCCGAGACCCGTCGCCTGGATCCGGCGTTCGGGCCGCTTCTCACCCACCTCGACGATGCCGTCACCGATGTGTTCGTGAACGGGGCGAGCGGGCTGTTCGTCGACCGCGGGAGTGGAGCAGAGCCCGCACCGGGGTGGAGGGCTTCGGAGCGGGAGGTCCGCGACCTCGCCGTCGCACTGGTCGGTCTCGGGGGACGCCATATCGACGACCAGGCGCCCTGCGTCGACGTCCGTCTCGATTCCGGCGTCCGGGTTCATGCGGTCCTCGCACCGGTATCGACCACCGGAACCGCCCTCTCGATACGCATTCCCCGCGTACGTGTCGCGGATCTCGACGCGCTCGCCGCTCTCGGTGCCTTCGATGCGCGCCAGCATGCCTGGCTGCTCGGGCTGGTGGCCGAGCGGGCGAACATCCTCATCACCGGGGGAACCGGAACGGGCAAGACGACGCTGCTGTCGGCGCTGCTGTCGGAGGTGTCGTCGACGGAGCGCATCGTCACGATCGAAGACGTCGCCGAGCTGCGTCCGCGTCACCCGCATCACGTCGCCCTCGAAGCGCGGCAGTCGAACCTCGAGGGCGCGGGCGGCATCTCTCTGGCGCGACTGGTGCGCGAGTCGTTGCGGATGCGTCCCGATCGGCTGGTGGTCGGGGAGTGCCGCGGTGAAGAGGTCCGGGAGCTGCTCACCGCCCTCAACACCGGTCACGACGGGGGTGCGGGCACTCTGCACGCGAGCGGGCTCCGCGACGTCCCCGCGCGGCTCGAAGCCCTCGGCGCCCTCGCCGGGATGGACGCGATCGCTCTCGCGCGGCAGGCGGTCAGCGCGTTCACGATCGTCCTCCACCTCGACCGCGCCCCCGGGGGCACCCGTCGCATCCGGCAGGCGGGGCGTCTCGTGATCGTCGGGGATCGTCTCGATATCGAGGAAGTGCAGCCGTGGTGA